The following nucleotide sequence is from Phaenicophaeus curvirostris isolate KB17595 chromosome 12, BPBGC_Pcur_1.0, whole genome shotgun sequence.
TAGGTGTTAATTCATAGGGATTACACTTTCCTTATACTCAGCCTCCCCATCCCCAGTTCCTCTTAGAATACCAAAACAATTCCTAAGGTTACTGAAGTCATTCCAAAAACGTTAAAGAAATTGGGGAAAAAGGATCCATGAAAAAATATCTTAGAAAGTAATCTTTGGAGGTCATTTACTGCAAGTATGACGTACACTACCTTACCAGTGAGAAGATGCAATACATtcctaatatatatatatatatttacacacacatatatatatatataaaatattaaaatgactAACAGATATTCAAGGAAAGGACAAGAACCTAAAACAATggatattaaataaattaaacgTCTatcagatacagaaaaaaaaaataatcccaaaaCAAAACTAGTAACCAAATGTAATACTTGTTCCCATTAACATCACGTAACCAACAGAACAAATCAACGCCATCAGCTGCAGTACACTCAGTACAGAAGATTTTTCAGAGTTCTCGTTAGGGACCTCTAGTTGTATGCTGTGCACTGTCGCTTTGCTGCAAGAGATTCACGTTTCCCATACTCTTCCCCTCTCTCATTGCGCTTCAGCATTTCTGGATCACATTGTCTCGGCTCTAGACAGGACAGTGGCTGAGGATAATACACAGAACCCACCGTGGATTCTTACAACCTTATGTCCATATATGGACCaactataaaagacaaaaatctctACACACACTGAACAGATAGCAGGTTGTGCTtactttcttccctccccagaAGTCGCCTGGCCATAATGAGTggaagtgtatttttaaacGGAAATAATCagccatttggaaaaaaaaccacctgcGGTCAATGCCTTTGTCATCGCCACATGAGTTTGGTTCTAACACAATTTGAAAAATAACGGCTATCCTtaacaaaagcagcagaatcTTTGCACGGTAGCAgtcacaacaaaacatttagGTACAGCGTTTTGTCACTTGGCTTGCACGCTCAGGTCCCGTTTTACAGAATCCCAGCAATGAAGACAGCAACGGAAAAGGTAGGTAACACTCTTTTGTTCATAAGGAAATTCTAATTCAAGTCAGATTTCCACTGATTGGTCAGATAACTcttaaacactttttttgtttgaaggCAAATACTGATAACAGTTttgttcaaaaccaaaaacacaacaacaaaaaaaccccaacagccTTGTTCTTCTTAAAACGAGCGCTTTGTAAGAAAACAACGATGATTTCTAAAATATATCCTGTGTGGTCTTTTAAAAGTGAATTatcaaaaacattttcccaaaaataaattagataattaaaaaaaaaagtcttttccagcatAGCTGGACATTAGGCTGTCCTCACCGAGCCATTAGTATTGCTGCTTTTCCCAAAATTTGGGTCATTTTTTTCAAACCATATTTCAGCCAGCTGCTGTGTGGACCCATAAGTTGAAGCTTTGGACCCCAAGCACATCTTATATTGTTTTGGATCAAGATTAGGGTCACAAAAAACAGGGTGATGCACATGGACTACTCCAATTTCTTGGCTTCGGAAAGTTTTTAAGCCAACTTGAATGACTTTGTTAAATAGGTCTACGTCTTCGAGGCCCCAGCCTTGGATGGAGACATCAAAGCCACCTGCTCGAATAAGATCACCTTTGTAAATACAGGTAATACCAAAGCCATAGTTCCTCCAGAAACCTGTTTTCTGGGTGAAGGCAAAATGATTGTCACTAGGGACTTTTCCGCTATAAACAATCTTTGGATCGTACTGGCTAAAAATGATGGGAAAGTATACTTGTTGACCCAAAACTGTATTGGCTCTACACCGCTGGAGAAATTCTGTGGTAAACACTAAGTCAACATCgcagaagaaaagtaaagacTCATTCTGGAACTGAGAAGATCCGACTTCCAGAGCCAGTGCCCTCGAGAACTCCCCTGACACCGGTAAAACCTGCATGTCAGCCTTGGGGTATTTGGAGCGGTAATCTCTCATCAGCTCAATCTGCTTTGCTTTGTCAGGGTTGGAGTTGGAATTGAAAAGCAGGACAACCAGCTTGACGTTCTGGTTTGGAATGAGGCACGTCTTTTCAAAATTCCCCATGAACCTTGCAAACATGTCAAAACGTCCAGAGAGAGGAATCAGGATGTTGATCTTCTTGTCTTtgagctccttcctctctacttTTGATCTGCTGAGCTGGAAAGGAACAAACATCTTCAGCGAGTtggaaaggaaagacaaggatCCAGAATCCTGGTTGATTTTGCTGGCCAACTCTTTGGCATCCATCTCTTCATGCTCCATAAACTGGATCTTGCTGAATGTCTGCTGCAAGTATGCATGCCTCCTGACCGGGACGGTCATCTTCTTCCCCTTATGCTTTTTGTACAGAAGTAACAAGTCAAGAACGTACTCCGCTCCGTACATCGGATTTACTCTGCGATAGCCATACTGTATTTCCTTGAAATCTATGATCCTCCCCCGGGTCTTAGCATTGGCGTTGATCATTTCCATGACCTGCATAACAATGTCATCCAATGCTTCACGCTGAGAAGAGTCCATTCCTCTCCGAGGGGGCTGCCCATCGGCACCTGAATACAAATACTTTCCTGTAAGAAACTCCCACTCCAAGATTTCTTCCCGGTGGTGAGGCTGGAATCGCATGAAGGAGGGTGGCATCCCCAGCTGTAGGTCATCTTTGTGGATTTCTGTATTGCTGTATTTGCTCATCAGGACAATTTCCCGGTGCAGCTGTACAGTCCGGTGGCGCAGCTCTGCTATCTTGCGGCTCAGCATGTAGCTGTGAAGTCTGTACTGGTATGGGGGGTTTTTATTGGGGTGCAGTGTTATAGCTCTGTGTATTTTGCTGTTCCTCAGGTCTCGGATATAGCCTTTTTTGTTCTGCTCATAATTTTCATAAAACAGCTGCTGCATctagaagagagaaagaagaagttAGTGTCTCGGCAGAGCTGTGCTTGTGAAAGTCAACCCACACAGCCCCTGCTGGGAGAAAATTCCTCCTTGCTCACAGAGCCAGAAGGCTTTCTGAATAAGCTGTTCTTGGTTGTAGGCACAGGTTGTAGCAATACCAGCTGCTATTCAAGGAAATTAAGAGGATTATTCATTGTAAACTGGTAAAAGAAACATCTACCATGGATTTAGGATTACTAGAGCCCATTCTAGAGATATCACCAGCGGCCAAACAACTGAGCAATAAGCAGATTGTAAGCTCATTTTTTCACAACAATACGGCATCACCAGGAGAAAAACTCCCAAGAAGCGTTCACTACAAAACTCTTGCTATTCTTCTGCCTCTCAGGGGCTTTAAGAGTAATCATaagaaacaacaataaaaatgatGCCATACACACAGTGAGCAAGTATGATGACACCTTTCCCGCTACACCTAACTGCTGTGCAGGCATTTAAAATCCAGCTTGCTGAATGTTTTAGTCAAGATGCTAAATGTTATCTCAAGTGCTGCAATGCAAAACTACAGTACCCCAGTCATTTTAACAAGTAAAATGTGCCTGAGGTTCCTAGCAGCAGGTCCAGAAGACAGGTATCACAGGAAGCATTTCTACACTAGAATAAAAGTATCCTTAAAGTGGAAACTGCTGTTTCAAAACAAGAAGATAGTGAGCAAAGATTAGATCCAGAAGCCTTACAGTGAGCCACAACTTCAGAAATACAGTCGAACAAGCTTTACAGTTCACAGTAGGTCAGACAGTACCGATATAACAAAAGGCATGTGGAAACCAGGATGATAACAGGGAAagaagctaaaaaaaaccccaaaaagacaaaaaaaaccctccaggcCAAACTTAAATACCAGCCTAGACAATGGACATGTAAAAAGATCATGGGCTGATTCCATGTCACAACACAAATGTCATCAACCTGCCAGAGGAGCTGACGCGACAGCTTCATTCCACATAGGATCCAACCTATGCTCCTGGTGCAATCTGCTACAGGTAACAAAGCACGTGTAAAGGGGCCATAAAGATTAGCAAAGAGCAAGAGACAAACAGTAGAGCAAGTGACTCAATTATGGTGGCAATTAAAGGGAGTACTAAAAGGAAAATCACAAGCACAGAAAGCCTGCCTTTACAGAAAGCACAAGTGATGCTTCTTCCAGCTGTTCAGTCGCAGCAGAAGTCCTGTTTTATTAGGccttcagctgcatttttctcattattgtGGACAGACACTGAATCCAAGGGATAAACTTACACCTGCATTTAATTGCTGCTATCTTCACAAACCAGATGTGTGCATACTGAAGCCTAAAATCCAGCAGATCACTGTGAACACCAAAGGAGCAAGCTACAGATACCTGAAACGGCTCACATGGATCTGAACAAATGCAATTCATTtcaaaggagggagggaggaattTCAGCCAGACTGAGAGAGAAAGGACACTTTTGTCCTTGGTCACACCAACTACTCACCCTTCTCCACTGCTGCTCAAGTTCACTCTCCCCCACGTGattcctgctgctttcatgCTGTCTGTGAGCAACTGAGGCCAGAGGCTGCCTCCAATTAGATAGATCCCAAACAGCAACACAGCCGAAGGAGAACACCTTGGCGATGGCCTCTTGGCAAGGCACAGTTGAGCTGCCCGTCAGGATGCGCATCCTTTCAGAAGCCATGCAAGACTTAAGATCTTGAGTGCTACAGGTTAGTTGATCTAATCTCATGTTAAGCAGAATTATCCAAATTGAACGAACCTCGTGCTTTCCCAATAAGTATGTTTTTCCACTCATCCAAAGactgttcttcatttttatcCCTATATTATTTCCTCTACTAATAGCAGTTTATATTTTGTCCAATTTGAACCTCACTGCTTCTGTTAAAGGCTCTGGGAGACCTCAAATCACTCCCTTTTAGGGTCAGTCCTGTAAGCACATTTTATTACAATGGAGAGCTTACACAGCAAGAACACCACCAGTTCAACCCGGCAGGATCCACATGTCTATTTTTATTGACTCCACTGATCTATACGCTCTAATACTATATATAGAGATGTAGATGTATTAAATGTGTACGGCAACAGACTTCACTGACTTTTTAACTAGAACGTgactataggcacaggctttcCCGGGAGTATTgtgacattagaaaaaaaatcttaaattgtGTCATTAGGCaattattatttaaagaaaaactgacaATAGGGcttaatttcaaattttgtttcaaatttatAAGAAAACACA
It contains:
- the CHSY1 gene encoding chondroitin sulfate synthase 1: MAGRGRRAWLSVLLGLVLGFVLASRLVLPRASELAAAARPRRARPQGCRPPPAAAAPPRRAGSPAQSFLFVGVMTAQKYLRTRAVAAHRTWSKTIPGKVEFFSSEGSDTSIPIPIVPLPGVDDSYPPQKKSFMMLKYMHDHYLDKYEWFMRADDDVYIKGDKLENFLRSLNSSEPLFLGQTGLGTTEEMGKLALEPGENFCMGGPGVIMSREVLRRMVPHIGECLQEMYTTHEDVEVGRCVRRFAGVQCVWSYEMQQLFYENYEQNKKGYIRDLRNSKIHRAITLHPNKNPPYQYRLHSYMLSRKIAELRHRTVQLHREIVLMSKYSNTEIHKDDLQLGMPPSFMRFQPHHREEILEWEFLTGKYLYSGADGQPPRRGMDSSQREALDDIVMQVMEMINANAKTRGRIIDFKEIQYGYRRVNPMYGAEYVLDLLLLYKKHKGKKMTVPVRRHAYLQQTFSKIQFMEHEEMDAKELASKINQDSGSLSFLSNSLKMFVPFQLSRSKVERKELKDKKINILIPLSGRFDMFARFMGNFEKTCLIPNQNVKLVVLLFNSNSNPDKAKQIELMRDYRSKYPKADMQVLPVSGEFSRALALEVGSSQFQNESLLFFCDVDLVFTTEFLQRCRANTVLGQQVYFPIIFSQYDPKIVYSGKVPSDNHFAFTQKTGFWRNYGFGITCIYKGDLIRAGGFDVSIQGWGLEDVDLFNKVIQVGLKTFRSQEIGVVHVHHPVFCDPNLDPKQYKMCLGSKASTYGSTQQLAEIWFEKNDPNFGKSSNTNGSVRTA